From Triticum aestivum cultivar Chinese Spring chromosome 4A, IWGSC CS RefSeq v2.1, whole genome shotgun sequence, a single genomic window includes:
- the LOC123084308 gene encoding uncharacterized protein, producing the protein MGLLPVPNQVYGRKPRYLKNINMTTTNGSSHDEEADAREEIAKLKQRIEQQDQIIDALRNKDEVCGTNKMATENFQTVGNGESHPEVLHNNKRKRVHANGPDAKHIVVNPRDTTMKHHLENEGCNKFSYQVPSSPAHAVFDREMRKSRENMDGNLTRVHKQSTQDKSVVHVSSKQKRSPSMEVGTKVILKSSIFPNKRHVAHASILGCSSKKMVGGVELGRRFIEVQVDQPIEECEHLIDRGGGRGAAGGEGEAEDGVGLEGLRPGEADEVVVPDAGGARVRGDGGRR; encoded by the exons ATGGGCTTGCTTCCTGTTCCTAACCAAGTTTATGGTCGAAAACCTCGTTATCTCAAGAACATCAATATGACCACAACAAATGGTTCATCACATGATGAAGAGGCTGATGCTAGGGAGGAAATAGCAAAGCTAAAGCAACGCATAGAACAGCaagaccaaatcattgatgcattAAGAAAcaaagatgaagtgtgtgggacGAACAAAATGGCAACG GAAAATTTCCAAACCGTAGGTAATGGTGAATCTCATCCAGAAGTACTACATAATAATAAAAGAAAG AGAGTTCATGCCAATGGACCTGATGCAAAACACATAGTGGTCAATCCCAGAGATACAACAATG AAGCATCATCTTGAAAATGAGGGTTGCAATAAATTCTCATATCAAgtaccatcatcaccagcccatgCTGTTTTTGATAGAGAG ATGAGAAAGAGCAGGGAGAATATGGATGGAAATTTGACTAGAGTACACAAACAAAGCACTCAAGACAAGTCTGTAGTCCATGTGTCCTCTAAGCAGAAACGTAGTCCTTCCATGGAG GTTGGCACAAAAGTGATTCTGAAGTCTTCAATATTTCCAAACAAAAGGCATGTGGCACATGCTAGCATTTTGGGTTGTAGTTCAAAAAAAATGGTTGGTGGCGTTGAGCTAGGTCGGCGGTTCATAGAAGTGCAAGTTGATCAACCTATTGAGGAATGTGAGCACTTG ATTGACAG GGGCGGAGGAAGGGGCGCCGccggtggagagggcgaggccgaGGACGGCGTGGGGCTTGAGGGCCTGCGGCCTGGTGAGGCCGACGAGGTGGTCGTCCCCGACGCCGGCGGAGCTAGGGTTCGGGGAGACGGCGGGCGGCGCTGA
- the LOC123084309 gene encoding uncharacterized protein, with the protein MWFVERYIGKLKSNVRNKARPEGSIAEAFLANECMTFCSRYIVGFETKHNLLSQNEDNDEWVGHHDIAHGSRLFPHSGNPLGKPRNYVLSGVAKVQAHRYVLFNCSDVNSYLRAHADEITNGRNLNPDVVERIQNDKFHEWFQAHIKKLEKENGIHNIEKDIRLLARGPVNAAKTYCAFNSRGYHFRPKRLDKETQNSGVMVTAKTSSYASAHDANPVLHCDVRILRLQ; encoded by the exons ATGTGGTTTGTGGAAAG GTATATAGGTAAGCTGAAGTCAAATGTCCGTAACAAAGCTCGTCCTGAAGGATCTATCGCTGAAGCATTTTTGGCAAATGAGTGCATGACATTCTGTTCAAGATATATTGTCGGTTTTGAGACCAAACATAACTTGCTTTCGCAGAATGAAGATAACGACGAGTGGGTTGGGCATCATGATATTGCACATGGATCAAGATTATTTCCACATTCTGGCAATCCACTTGGAAAGCCTAGGAATTATGTACTAAGCGGTGTGGCAAAAGTACAGGCACATAGATATGTCTTGTTCAATTGCTCTGATGTGAATTCATACCTTAG GGCTCATGCTGATGAGATCACTAATGGACGCAATTTAAACCCTGATGTTGTCGAGAGGATTCAAAATGATAAGTTCCACGAATGGTTCCAAGCTCAT ATAAAGAAATTGGAGAAGGAAAATGGCATCCACAACATTGAAAAGGATATTAGATTGCTCGCCCGGGGCCCAGTTAATGCAGCCAAAACATATTGCGCTTTCAACTCCCGAGGCTACCATTTTAGGCCTAAACGCTTGGATAAAGAGACACAAAATAGTGGAGTCATGGTAACTGCAAAAACTTCTAGTTATGCTTCAGCACATGATGCCAATCCTGTTTTACATTGTGACGTCCGGATACttaggctacagtaa